Below is a genomic region from Candidatus Methylomirabilota bacterium.
CGATACGAGCGTACCGCTACTGGTCAAGATCGGCCTGGCCCATGCGCAGTTTGAAACCATCCATCCGTTTCTCGACGGCAACGGGCGTATCGGTCGGCTGCTGATTACGTTTCTGCTGTGCGAGCAAAAGGTGCTGCTGAAGCCGGTGCTGTACTTATCGTACTACTTCAAGCGGCAACGACAGGCGTACTATGACCATCTGCAAGCGGTGCGCGATGCCGGAACATGGGAAGCTTGGCTCGCCTTTTTTCTGCGCGGCATCATTGAGGTCAGCGGCCAGGCAACAGAAACGGCGCGGCGAATTCTGAGCCTTCGCGAGGAGCACCGCCGAGCGATTACGGACAGCCTGGGCCGTGCCGCCGGCAACGGTCATCGCGTCCTGGAACATCTGTACCAGCACCCGATTGTCTCAGTTAATGAGGTACAGCAGTTGACAGGCACCACGTATCCGGCAGCCAACGACCTGGTTGCGAAGTTGGTCAACAGCGGCATCCTGCGCGAGTTCACCGGCAAAGCCCGCAACCGACGGTTTATCTACCAGAGCTACGTCGACTTGTTCTGGGACCGCGAGTCGGAGGCGAACGCATGATCGCGAGCCTCAAGCCCTACGTGATCATCTTTCGCCTCCGCAAGAAACGTAGGGAGCTACTTCGGCATCTTCGCATGACGTGCGTGCGAGGCTGAACGAACACGGGCAACGATGGAAGCGACGTTACGAGTCCTGAGTAAGCTGGAACAGGCCGGGGTGATGAGCCGCCATGCAATCGACGACGCGATGGCCGCCACCTTCTATGCCGAGCCGCTGCTGACCTTCGACCTCGCTGTATTTGTCGTCCTGCCCCAGACGCGTGGCGGTCTCCTGACACTCGAACCGCTGTCCGAGGCGCTCCGCGCGCGTGGGTACCGCGAAGAGGATGAGTGCGTCAACATCGAGGGGGTGCCGGTACAGTAGTCTTCTCTGGGATGGGGCCGGTGATCCCCGAGCCGAGAATTTGGGATCAACGTTCCATTATCCTTGCATTTCTGGTATCATGCCTCCATGATTACAGGGAATATCCCACGCCAGCTCGCGATCGAACTGCACCGGCGCCTCGACGATGCACCCGCCGTGGTGCTCCTCGGGCCACGCCAGGCCGGCAAGACGACGCTGGCACTCGCGGAGGGAGAAGTGCGCGGCGCGCTGTACCTCGACCTCGAATCGGAGCGCGATCGGGCCAAGCTGAGCGATCCCGAGCTCTACTTGGCCGGCCAGATCGGGAGGCTGGTGATCCTCGACGAGGTGCATCGGACACCCGGCCTTTTTCCGGTGCTGCGCGGCCTGATCGACCGCGCCCGTCGGACCGGCCACCGCAGCGGGCTCTACCTGCTGCTGGGCTCTGCCTCGCTTGACCTGCTGAAGCAGTCGGGCGAGACCCTGGCGGGGCGCGTCAGCTATCTGGAGTTGACACCGTTCTCGGTTCTGGAGGTGGCGGATGCCCCGACCTACGAGCGCCTCTGGCTGCGCGGCGGCTTTCCCGACAGCTTCCTCGCCCAGAGCGATGCGCGAAGCCGGCGCTGGCGCGAGGATTTCCTCCGCAGTTACCTGGAGCGCGACATCCCACAGTTCGGTCCACGGATCGCCGCCGAGACCCTGCGCCGCTTCTGGGCGATGCTGGCCCACCACCACGGCAGCCTGCTCAACGTAGCGCAACTGGCGCGCAACGTTGGCGTTGACGCCAAGACGGCCGCGGGCTACATCGACCTGTTGGTCGATCTCTTGCTGGTGCGGCGGCTGCCCGCCTGGCATGCCAACCTGGGCAAACGACTGGTTAAGTCGCCCAAGATCTACGTGCGCGACAGCGGCGTGTTGCATGCGCTGGTGACGATCGACGACCGAGAGGCGCTGCTCGGCCATTCGCTGGCCGGGGCCAGTTGGGAGGGATTCGTGATCGAGAACCTGCTCACCGCCGCGCCGCCCGGCGTGACGGGACACTTCTATCGGACCGGCGGGGGCGCCGAGATCGACCTCTTGCTGGCCTGGCCCGACGGCCGCCTGTGGGCCGTCGAGATCAAACGCAGCCTCAACCCCCGACCCGAACGCGGTTTTTACGCGGCCTGCGCCGATCTCGACCCCGCGCGCCGCTTCGTCGTCTACCCGGGCGACGAAACCTACCCGATCGGCGGCGACACCTCGGCGATCCCGCTGGAGGCACTGGCACGGCAATTGGCGGAGCGAGCGGCATAATCGCCGGTATCGTGAATGCGCACTATGAAGCGACACGTCGCGCCAACCAAAGCGGCGACGTGTCGCCGCAATCCACACATAAGCACTATCCCCTCACCTTCATCCTTTCCCCAAAGGACCGAGGAGTCTGTTTTGCTGGTCCTTGCCCTACTCAACGGGTACCCAGGGAGAGGGGCTTTCGCTGCGAGCGTCTCGGTGTCTGAAGCGTACCTTGACAGTTTCATGGTCGGCATAGTATAAGCACATCACGGTTCGATCAGCTTGCATTGGTCCGATCAGCTAAACCGGAATCTGGAGTAGCCCTTCGATGAGTCAAGAATCGTGCCTGCATAATCAGGTGTCGGCCTCTACCGCCCCCGGTGCAGCCGTGACTGGGCAGTCCATGTCTCAGATGGCCCTCGACTACATCAAGGATGGCGATGTGGTCGGTTTGGGTACCGGACGGGCCGCGACCGCCTTCGTTCGCGTCCTCGGTGATGCGGTCAAGGCCGGCCTACGGGTGACGGCCGTCTCGACATCACAGGTCACCGCCGCGTTGGCGACGCAGCTTAGGATACCGCTGGCGACGCTCGAAGAGGTGTCCGGCATCGACGTGACGTTCGACGGCGCGGATGAGGTCGATCCCAAGCTCGATCTGATCAAGGGGTACGGCGGGGCGCATGTTCGGGAAAAGATTGTGGCCGCCTCGTCACGACGGCTGGTCATCCTGGTGGGGGCCGAAAAGCTGGTGCCGGTCCTGGGGAGCCGCGGCATCCTACCCGTCGAGGTCGTGCCGTTTGGGCTATCCCTCTGCCGACGCCGCTTGACAGCGCTTGGGTGCCCCCCGACACTCCGCGAACAGTATGGACAGCCGGTCGTGACCGACAATGGGAATCACATCCTCGACTGCAGTATCTCGCCGCTCTCCGACCCAGCCGCATTTGAGCAGACGATCCTTGGGATCCCCGGGGTAGTCGCGACGGGGCTGTTCCTCGGGATGGCCGATACGGTCCTGGTGCAGGGCGGCGAGGCGGTCCACGTCCAACAGCGCGGAGGCCGATGATGGGTGACCCGATAGTCAGCAAAGGCGTGACCTTGGCCCGTCATCTGCTGGATGACCGGTCGCCGCTGGAGGGCGATCTCGGCGCGCTGCTCATCAAGATCGGTGCGGCCTCGAAGCTGCTGTCGCGGGAGGTGAGCCGGGCGGCGCTGCACGGCCGATTGGGCTATACCGGCGAGGTCAACGTGCAGGGGGAGCAGATCGCCCAACTCGATCTCTGGTCGAATGAGGTGTTTCTGGATGCGCTGAAGGAGACCGGTCTGGTCTGCACGATGGTCTCGGAAGAGATGGAGGCGCCGCTGCATGTCGACCGCAACTGCCTTCCCGGAAGCTATGTCGTCTGTTTCGATCCGGTGGATGGCTCGTCGAACATCGACATCAACGGCACCGTGGGGACGATCTTTTCGGTCCGGCACCGGCGTGGTCATGGACGGGAGCATGTGGCGACCGATATTGTGCAGAAGGGGACCGAGCAGGTAGCGGCCGGCTATGTGATGTACGGCCCCAGCACAATGTTCGTCTACGCCGCCGGCCAGTCGGTGTACGGTTTCACGTGGGATCATACGGTGGAGGATTACCTGTTGACCCATCCCGATATCCGGATTCCGAAACGGGGCAAGACCTACAGCGTCAACTGCGGGAACTACCATCGCTGGACCGAGCCGACCCGTCGGGCGGTCGATTATTTGAGCACACCGGACAAAGCGACAGGGCGCCCGTACTCGCTCCGCTATGTGGGATCGATGGTGGCCGACATGCACCGCACACTGCTCGATGGCGGCGTTTTCATGTATCCGGGCGAGGCCGGCGGGGGCAAGAACGCGAACGGGAAGCTCCGACTCCTGTACGAGGTTGCACCGATGGCCTATATCGCAGAACAGGCTGGAGGGCGGGCCAGTACCGGCTCTGAGCGGGTCTTGGATATCGAACCAAAGGAATGTCACCAGCGCGTACCGGTCGTTATCGGAAGTGCCGACGATGTCGCGCTTATCGAGGAGTTCTATCGGGGCAAGCGTTAGCCGACCCACATAGCGACCAACTCAGACCGGATCCCATCATGCCGGACAGCTCACAGGAGGGAGCGAGCATGAACAAGCGTATCCGTGAGATCCTTGGTTGGTATAGCGCTGACAACGCCGGAACGCTGACAAACCTGGCGCGGCTGCTCCAGCACGGCTACCTGGGTGGTACCGGTCGGTTGGTGATCCTGCCCGTCGATCAGGGGTTCGAGCACGGTCCGGCACGCAGCTTCGCCGTCAATCCTCCCGCTTATCACCCGCACTACCACTTCGAACTGGCCATCGAGGCGCGTTGCAACGCCTATGCGGCGCCACTCGGCTTCCTGGAGGCCGGCGCGGCGGAGTTCGCCGGCCAGATCCCGCTGATCCTGAAGCTCAACAGTCACGACGTCCTACACGATGAGAAGGACCCGCTCTCCTCGGTAACGGCCGGCGTCAAGGATGCGCTGCGCCTGGGCTGTGTCGGCGTAGGCTTCACGATCTATCCCGGCTCGGCGCATTGCGCCGCGATGTATCAGCAGTTCCGTGAGATCGCGGCCGAGGCCAAGGCGTCCGGCCTGGTGGCGGTCTGCTGGTCCTACCCGCGCGGCTCCGGCCTGAGCAAGGAGGGC
It encodes:
- a CDS encoding class I fructose-bisphosphate aldolase, coding for MNKRIREILGWYSADNAGTLTNLARLLQHGYLGGTGRLVILPVDQGFEHGPARSFAVNPPAYHPHYHFELAIEARCNAYAAPLGFLEAGAAEFAGQIPLILKLNSHDVLHDEKDPLSSVTAGVKDALRLGCVGVGFTIYPGSAHCAAMYQQFREIAAEAKASGLVAVCWSYPRGSGLSKEGETAIDVVAYAAQIAAQLGAHLIKVKLPTAHIEQPEARKVYEKTKVPIGTPADRVRHVVQSAFDGRRMVIFSGGAAKADDNAVLDEIRAIRDGGGFGTIIGRNSFQRPRAAAIDLLTKIMKIYSGEMQ
- a CDS encoding ATPase, coding for MITGNIPRQLAIELHRRLDDAPAVVLLGPRQAGKTTLALAEGEVRGALYLDLESERDRAKLSDPELYLAGQIGRLVILDEVHRTPGLFPVLRGLIDRARRTGHRSGLYLLLGSASLDLLKQSGETLAGRVSYLELTPFSVLEVADAPTYERLWLRGGFPDSFLAQSDARSRRWREDFLRSYLERDIPQFGPRIAAETLRRFWAMLAHHHGSLLNVAQLARNVGVDAKTAAGYIDLLVDLLLVRRLPAWHANLGKRLVKSPKIYVRDSGVLHALVTIDDREALLGHSLAGASWEGFVIENLLTAAPPGVTGHFYRTGGGAEIDLLLAWPDGRLWAVEIKRSLNPRPERGFYAACADLDPARRFVVYPGDETYPIGGDTSAIPLEALARQLAERAA
- a CDS encoding class 1 fructose-bisphosphatase; the encoded protein is MMGDPIVSKGVTLARHLLDDRSPLEGDLGALLIKIGAASKLLSREVSRAALHGRLGYTGEVNVQGEQIAQLDLWSNEVFLDALKETGLVCTMVSEEMEAPLHVDRNCLPGSYVVCFDPVDGSSNIDINGTVGTIFSVRHRRGHGREHVATDIVQKGTEQVAAGYVMYGPSTMFVYAAGQSVYGFTWDHTVEDYLLTHPDIRIPKRGKTYSVNCGNYHRWTEPTRRAVDYLSTPDKATGRPYSLRYVGSMVADMHRTLLDGGVFMYPGEAGGGKNANGKLRLLYEVAPMAYIAEQAGGRASTGSERVLDIEPKECHQRVPVVIGSADDVALIEEFYRGKR
- a CDS encoding ribose-5-phosphate isomerase RpiA, whose translation is MSQMALDYIKDGDVVGLGTGRAATAFVRVLGDAVKAGLRVTAVSTSQVTAALATQLRIPLATLEEVSGIDVTFDGADEVDPKLDLIKGYGGAHVREKIVAASSRRLVILVGAEKLVPVLGSRGILPVEVVPFGLSLCRRRLTALGCPPTLREQYGQPVVTDNGNHILDCSISPLSDPAAFEQTILGIPGVVATGLFLGMADTVLVQGGEAVHVQQRGGR